From the genome of Gemmatimonas phototrophica, one region includes:
- a CDS encoding sodium:solute symporter family protein: protein MSNAGIALGLMTLALLAAFGLSLRARGAQSLEQWSAASRGFGSVFIFMLLAGEIYTTFTFLGGSGWAYARGAPAYYIIGYAAVAYTASYWLLPAIWRRGAAWQVITQPEYFARAFNSPWFGRVVAVVGVCALIPYLVLQLKGLGILVTEASYGRIGPNVAIPIGTGATVVYVIIAGVRGSALTAALKDTLVLVSVVGLGIALPYTLYGGIGPMFDILITQRPDLFLFPATGLSGTWYTSTVLMTVFGFYMWPHTFGSVFTARSEASFRRNAILMPLYQIVLLFVFFIGFAAITAVPGLEGADVDLALLRVTRQTYGPWIMGLVGAAGVLTALVPGSLILMSAATILARLFTGTAAASAEREVRLARLMVPLVATVALYFVFRGGQTIVTLLLFAYAIVTQLFPAVIVSLRWPRRSHAGAACAGIAVGVGLVVYTTLAGITMSTAFPSMPSAFTDINIGVLALIANVATLGVITLTRAPSDG, encoded by the coding sequence GTGAGTAACGCCGGAATTGCCCTGGGACTCATGACGCTGGCGCTGCTGGCCGCCTTCGGGCTGTCGCTGCGCGCCCGCGGCGCCCAGTCGCTGGAGCAGTGGAGTGCCGCCAGCCGCGGCTTCGGCTCGGTGTTCATCTTCATGCTGCTGGCGGGCGAGATCTATACCACCTTCACGTTTCTGGGTGGGAGTGGATGGGCCTACGCGCGCGGCGCGCCGGCGTATTACATCATTGGGTACGCGGCGGTGGCCTACACGGCGTCGTATTGGCTGCTCCCGGCCATCTGGAGACGTGGGGCGGCTTGGCAGGTTATCACGCAGCCCGAGTATTTCGCCCGGGCCTTCAACAGTCCCTGGTTCGGACGCGTGGTGGCCGTCGTGGGCGTGTGTGCGCTCATTCCCTATCTGGTGCTCCAGCTCAAGGGGCTGGGCATTCTCGTCACGGAAGCCTCCTATGGACGCATCGGCCCCAATGTGGCCATTCCGATAGGCACCGGTGCCACGGTGGTGTACGTCATCATCGCGGGCGTGAGAGGGTCGGCGCTAACCGCCGCGCTCAAGGACACGCTGGTCCTCGTCTCAGTCGTGGGGCTGGGCATCGCGCTCCCCTACACGTTGTACGGCGGCATTGGGCCAATGTTTGACATACTCATCACGCAACGGCCTGACCTCTTTCTGTTCCCCGCCACCGGGCTGTCCGGCACCTGGTACACCAGTACCGTGCTCATGACGGTGTTCGGCTTCTACATGTGGCCGCACACGTTCGGGTCGGTGTTCACGGCGCGCAGCGAGGCCTCGTTCCGCCGGAATGCCATCCTGATGCCGTTGTACCAGATCGTCCTGCTTTTTGTGTTTTTCATTGGCTTTGCCGCCATTACCGCGGTGCCCGGCCTGGAGGGCGCCGACGTCGATCTCGCCCTGCTGCGGGTCACGCGGCAAACGTATGGCCCCTGGATCATGGGCCTCGTGGGTGCCGCGGGGGTTCTCACGGCGCTCGTTCCCGGATCGCTCATTCTGATGTCCGCCGCCACCATTCTGGCGCGGCTGTTCACCGGCACGGCCGCGGCCAGTGCTGAACGTGAGGTCCGTCTGGCGCGTCTCATGGTCCCTCTGGTGGCCACCGTGGCGCTCTACTTCGTGTTCCGCGGCGGCCAGACCATCGTCACGCTGCTGCTCTTCGCGTACGCCATTGTCACGCAGCTGTTCCCGGCCGTCATTGTCTCGCTGCGCTGGCCGCGGCGCAGTCACGCGGGAGCCGCGTGTGCCGGCATTGCCGTGGGCGTTGGGCTGGTGGTCTACACGACGCTGGCCGGCATCACCATGTCCACCGCGTTTCCCTCCATGCCCTCGGCCTTCACCGACATCAACATCGGCGTGCTGGCCCTTATCGCGAATGTCGCCACGCTGGGCGTGATCACGCTCACGCGCGCGCCATCTGACGGCTGA
- a CDS encoding DUF3311 domain-containing protein translates to MRRHPIRLLALVPAVAILGAPWFANRIEPRILGLPFLLAWISGWVLGTSIVLWLIDWRERSSLPRE, encoded by the coding sequence GTGCGGCGTCACCCCATTCGGTTGCTGGCCCTGGTCCCCGCGGTGGCCATTCTGGGGGCACCCTGGTTTGCCAATCGCATCGAGCCGCGCATCCTCGGCTTGCCATTTCTGTTGGCCTGGATCTCCGGCTGGGTGCTGGGCACGTCGATTGTGCTCTGGCTCATCGATTGGCGCGAACGGTCGTCCCTGCCCCGTGAGTAA